A single Desulfovibrio gilichinskyi DNA region contains:
- the lpxA gene encoding acyl-ACP--UDP-N-acetylglucosamine O-acyltransferase, which yields MSTGIHPTAIVDPGAVLGANVTIGPFCVVEGNTVIGDNCSLDSFVQIKSFTRMGKGNSIHSNAVLGDAPQYLGFKGDETTLEIGDNNIFREFVTVNRGTVEAGGRTCIGNDCMLMAYVHVAHDCQLGNNVIIANSSNLAGHVHVGDHVTISGMSGIHQFVRIGEYAFIGGMAGFTKDLPPYMLATGIRGVLHGPNSIGLRRHGFDSKTCMAIKKAYRIIFRSGLTKDESLEMAEKELSDFPEVMKLITFVRESERGVCPADRGPE from the coding sequence ATGTCGACAGGCATTCATCCTACCGCTATTGTTGATCCAGGTGCGGTTTTAGGTGCCAATGTTACCATCGGACCATTTTGCGTGGTTGAAGGTAATACTGTAATCGGTGACAATTGCTCACTTGATTCATTCGTTCAAATCAAGTCTTTTACCCGTATGGGGAAAGGTAACTCTATTCATTCTAATGCTGTTCTCGGTGATGCGCCTCAGTACCTCGGTTTCAAAGGTGATGAGACAACATTAGAGATTGGCGATAATAATATTTTCCGTGAATTCGTCACTGTTAACAGAGGTACTGTTGAAGCCGGCGGACGTACCTGTATAGGAAATGATTGCATGCTTATGGCATATGTACATGTTGCACATGACTGCCAGCTTGGAAATAATGTAATCATTGCCAATTCATCTAACTTAGCAGGTCATGTTCACGTTGGAGATCATGTAACAATAAGCGGTATGTCCGGAATTCATCAGTTTGTCCGCATTGGTGAATATGCTTTTATCGGCGGCATGGCCGGTTTTACGAAGGATTTACCTCCTTATATGCTTGCTACCGGTATTCGCGGAGTATTGCATGGTCCTAACTCAATAGGACTGAGAAGACATGGATTTGATTCAAAAACCTGTATGGCGATTAAGAAAGCATATAGAATTATTTTCAGATCAGGACTTACCAAAGATGAATCTCTGGAAATGGCTGAAAAGGAATTGTCAGATTTTCCTGAGGTCATGAAGCTCATAACTTTTGTAAGAGAAAGTGAGCGTGGAGTTT